The Oryzias melastigma strain HK-1 linkage group LG6, ASM292280v2, whole genome shotgun sequence genome includes a window with the following:
- the smad3b gene encoding mothers against decapentaplegic homolog 3b, translating to MSILPFTPPIVKRLLGWKKGEQNGQEEKWCEKAVKSLVKKLKRTGQLEELEKAITTQNMNTKCLTIPRSLDGRLQVSHRKGLPHVIYCRLWRWPDLQSHHELRAVDHCEFAFQTKKDEVCVNPYHYQRVETPILPPILVPRHTDISTDFPQLDDYSPSIPENTNISANTEPLNNYIPDTPPPGYMSEDGETNDHQVNLNMDTGSPSMSPNPVFPMNSNLNLQPVTYCESAFWCSISYYELNQRVGETFHASQPSLTVDGFTDPSNSERFCLGLLSNVNRNSAVELTRRHIGRGVRLYYIGGEVFAECLSDSAIFVQSPNCNQHYSWHPATVCKIPPGCNLKIFNNQEFAALLAQSVNQGFEAVYQLTRMCTIRMSFVKGWGAEYRRQTVTSTPCWIELHLNGPLQWLDKVLTQMGSPSIHCSSVS from the exons ATGTCCATACTACCATTCACTCCCCCGATTGTTAAGAGGCTCCTGGGCTGGAAGAAAGGAGAACAGAACGGACAGGAGGAAAAATGGTGCGAAAAGGCTGTGAAAAGTCTCGTGAAGAAGTTGAAAAGGACGGGacagctggaggagctggagaaagcTATCACAACACAGAACATGAACACTAAATGCTTGACCATCCCCAG GTCTTTAGACGGACGCCTGCAGGTGTCCCATAGAAAAGGTCTCCCTCATGTCATCTACTGCCGCTTGTGGCGCTGGCCCGACCTGCAGTCCCATCATGAGCTCCGGGCTGTCGACCACTGTGAATTTGCTTTTCAGACAAAGAAAGATGAAGTGTGTGTCAACCCCTACCATTACCAAAGGGTGGAGACACCAA TTTTGCCTCCTATTTTAGTGCCACGCCACACAGATATTTCTACTGACTTCCCTCAGCTGGATGACTACAGCCCATCCATCcctgaaaatacaaatatctcTGCTAACACGGAGCCTCTGAATAACTATATTCCAG ATACTCCCCCGCCTGGATATATGAGTGAGGATGGGGAAACAAACGACCACCAAGTCAACCTCAACATGGACACCG gttcaCCCAGCATGTCGCCTAATCCTGTGTTTCCCATGAATAGCAATCTCA ATTTACAGCCAGTGACCTACTGTGAATCCGCCTTCTGGTGCTCCATCTCCTACTACGAGCTGAACCAGCGTGTTGGAGAGACCTTCCACGCTTCTCAGCCTTCCCTCACAGTAGACGGATTCACAGACCCGTCCAACTCCGAACGCTTCTGTCTGGGGCTGCTGTCCAATGTGAACCGCAACTCTGCAGTGGAGCTCACACGTAGACACATAG GACGAGGTGTGAGGCTGTACTACATTGGGGGGGAGGTATTTGCAGAGTGTCTGAGCGACAGTGCCATCTTTGTTCAAAGTCCAAACTGCAACCAGCACTATAGCTGGCACCCTGCCACTGTGTGCAAAATCCCACCAG gtTGTAACCTTAAGATCTTCAACAACCAGGAGTTTGCTGCCCTCCTCGCCCAGTCGGTCAACCAGGGCTTTGAGGCGGTCTACCAGCTCACCAGGATGTGTACTATTCGCATGAGTTTTGTTAAAGGTTGGGGAGCTGAGTACAG GCGTCAGACAGTGACCAGCACCCCCTGCTGGATAGAGCTGCATCTTAATGGGCCTTTGCAGTGGCTGGACAAGGTTCTCACACAGATGGGATCTCCCAGCATCCACTGCTCCAGCGTGTCTTAG
- the aagab gene encoding alpha- and gamma-adaptin-binding protein p34, producing the protein MNIRVERSSKFVSVSRKLEKLFLFTYIFFCKMSATEDSSDVTLPCVLITSSDSDFKEEELVKQILNSRTLPEPTKREEAVAWYPWIINNKYYTADVRLCTVPSITQVSAEIAQSMQAFIAYFDSKTKSGLEKLKPWISVVEDLAPEVLILVCDRVSEDGVTRHEAQQWCLAHAFELVELNPQELPDEDDDFPESTGVKRIVQALNANVWSSVEMKDGHNQGFNLMSSLVASRHNDPHSRQEPSPPSLPEESPPTNEETNQTDSRANTDGQPDTVVDAMTNLDIQELANLTAGDADVDNFERLFTKLKEMKDKASSLPHEQRKVHAEKVAKAFWMAIGGDEDEIGGLSSGEES; encoded by the exons ATGAACATCCGAGTTGAAAGGTCATCAAAATTTGTAAGCGTTAGCCGGAAACTAGAGAAGCTTTTTctatttacatacatttttttttgcaaaatgtcagCGACAGAAGACAGTTCTGATGTGACTCTTCCGTGTGTCCTCATCACTAGCTCTGATAGTGACTTTAAAGAAGAAGAGCTGGTAAAAC aaatccTTAACTCGAGGACTTTGCCTGAGCCGACAAAGCGAGAGGAAGCAGTCGCCTGGTATCCTTGGATCATCAACAACAAATATTATACGGCAGATGTCAGACTGTGTACTGTACCGAGCATCACTCAGGTGTCTGCAGAAATTGCCCAGTCCATGCAGGCGTTTATTGCTTACTTCGATAGTAAAACG AAGAGTGGCTTAGAAAAACTCAAACCCTGGATATCAGTGGTAGAAGATCTGGCTCCTGAAGTGCTCATTCTAGTGTGTGACAGAGTCAGTGAAGATG GAGTCACCAGGCATGAAGCACAGCAGTGGTGTTTGGCTCATGCCTTTGAGCTCGTGGAGCTTAATCCTCAAGAGCTTCCAGATGAGGACG aTGACTTTCCAGAATCCACAGGAGTTAAAAGAATAGTTCAGGCTCTGAATGCTAATGTGTGGTCCAGTGTGGAGATGAAGGATG GACACAATCAGGGTTTTAATTTAATGAGCAGTTTGGTGGCATCCAGACACAATGACCCACATAGCCGCCAGGAACCttct CCCCCTAGTTTACCAGAGGAGAGTCCACCCACTAATGAGGAGACTAACCAGACAGACAGCAGAGCAAACACAGATGGACAGCCAGACACTGTTGTAG ATGCAATGACTAATTTAGATATTCAAGAGCTTGCCAATCTCACAGCTGGAGATGCTGACGTGGACAACTTTGAGCGCCTGTTTACTAAACTAAAAGAAATGAAAG ATAAAGCGTCTTCATTACCACACGAACAGAGGAAAGTTCATGCAGAGAAG GTGGCAAAAGCATTTTGGATGGCCATCGGCGGGGATGAAGATGAGATAGGTGGACTATCATCTGGAGaggaaagctaa